The sequence TTTTGGGTGCAAGGCGGGGAAGAGGCCATCAGCTCCCGCCGGGTCAGCCGTCAGGGGCGTTCGGTGGCGCGGCTGAACGGCGAAGTGGTCGCTGTGCGTGAGCTGTCGGGCTGGGCGGAGGAGCGGTTGACCATCCACTGGCAGCACTCGGCGGTCAGGCTGCTGTCGCACGCCGCGCAGCGCCGGTTGCTGGACGGGCGCTGCGCAGAGGCGGCGGCGGCCTACAGCGCTGCTTACGCGGCGTGGCAGGCGGCCGCTGCCCGGCTGGAGCGGCTGCGAACCGGCGAACGCGAACGGGCGCGGCTGCTGGACCTGCTGGAGTATCAGGTGGGCGAAATCCGCACAGTGGCGCCCCAGCCCGGTGAGGAAGAGCCGCTCAGCGCCCAACTGTCGCGCCTGACCCACCAAGAAGCGATTGCCGGTGCGGCCGCTGGAGCCCTGGACCTGCTGGCCGACGGTGAGGTGAGCGCCGAAGGGCTGATGCAGGCCGCCATCAAGACCCTGGGGGCCGGTGCCCGCTACGACCAGGCCTCCGAAGCCCTGCTCGGCGAACTGCGCACCGCCCTGGACGCTGTGGAAGCGCTGGTCCCCGAACTGCGCCAGATTGCCGAAAGCAGCGCTCCTGACCCTGAGGAGATTGAGCAGACCGAGGAGCGACTGACCGCGCTGAATCGGCTCAAGGCCAAGTACGGCCCCGAGCTGAGCGATGTGCTGGCCTTCGCCGACAAGGCCGAAACCGAGCTGGCCAGCTTGCAACAGGACCAGGAGGACGCCGGCGACCTGGCAGGCGAGGTGGAGCGGTTGTATGGGGCATTGCTCGCGGCCGGGCGGGAGCTGGACACGGCCAGGACCGGAGCTGCCGGACCGCTGGCCGCCGGCCTGCTGGCCGTCATCCGTGAACTGGGAATGCCGCATGCCCGGCTGGAATTCGGTCTTACACCCCTGCCGCAGCCGGGCGCGGCGGGCCTGAGCGACGTGGTGCT is a genomic window of Deinococcus proteolyticus MRP containing:
- the recN gene encoding DNA repair protein RecN, whose translation is MNRRAQQAPLLTRLEVQSLATIETLDLELSGGLSVFTGETGAGKSIIVDALGLLLGERAKPDLIRRGEEQLLVTGFWVQGGEEAISSRRVSRQGRSVARLNGEVVAVRELSGWAEERLTIHWQHSAVRLLSHAAQRRLLDGRCAEAAAAYSAAYAAWQAAAARLERLRTGERERARLLDLLEYQVGEIRTVAPQPGEEEPLSAQLSRLTHQEAIAGAAAGALDLLADGEVSAEGLMQAAIKTLGAGARYDQASEALLGELRTALDAVEALVPELRQIAESSAPDPEEIEQTEERLTALNRLKAKYGPELSDVLAFADKAETELASLQQDQEDAGDLAGEVERLYGALLAAGRELDTARTGAAGPLAAGLLAVIRELGMPHARLEFGLTPLPQPGAAGLSDVVLLFSANPGENMGPLAEVASGGELSRVMLAISTVVGAETPVVIFDEVDAGIGGAAAVAVAKQLAQLGRERQVMVVTHLAQIAARADHHYRVEKEVVGGRTVSRVRRLDQAEREAELARMLGGQTSGAALDHARELLASGTVASGGRKRTAARR